The following are encoded in a window of Fretibacter rubidus genomic DNA:
- a CDS encoding transporter: MKSVSFTGLSPAVAALLIATPIMIAGGQVLFKMTSERLLARGDAAFASVMFDPVFIAALALYGGATLLWIFVLKSVPLSFAYSFMALTFVIVPLLAAVFLKETIGLRYMIGSALIMAGLIVVQN, encoded by the coding sequence ATGAAATCTGTCAGCTTCACAGGGTTATCGCCCGCTGTTGCGGCGCTTTTAATTGCAACGCCCATTATGATTGCGGGCGGGCAGGTCTTGTTTAAAATGACGAGCGAGCGGTTGCTTGCGCGCGGTGACGCCGCCTTTGCCTCTGTCATGTTTGACCCCGTCTTTATTGCCGCACTCGCCCTTTACGGCGGGGCGACTTTGCTCTGGATTTTTGTGCTTAAATCCGTGCCGCTATCCTTTGCCTATTCTTTCATGGCGCTGACTTTTGTCATCGTACCACTTCTCGCCGCTGTGTTTTTAAAAGAGACCATTGGCCTGCGCTATATGATTGGCTCTGCCCTGATTATGGCCGGATTAATTGTGGTGCAAAATTAG
- a CDS encoding class I SAM-dependent methyltransferase, whose amino-acid sequence MNRETTNKIRFVLEDILPAFIRDSAAFKGFASLVWGKHIADLAKFRERAPFLTDEEYEALYKHHPRVHEGTDNSKACLDRMALDARGTSICDVGCGTGYTLDKIRDARRDMTRFVGVDFAIDDANAIKGIEYVAAKVEDLPFADNEFDTVICTHVIEHVLDYRAAIAELRRITKKRLIIIVPREREYRYTFNPHFNFFPYTHSFLRAMQPVPAKHAVEDIKRDIYYYEDMSEPAENMMPIMDIVA is encoded by the coding sequence ATGAACCGCGAGACCACCAATAAAATCCGCTTTGTCCTAGAAGACATCTTGCCGGCCTTCATCCGCGATAGCGCGGCGTTCAAAGGGTTTGCCAGCCTTGTCTGGGGAAAGCATATTGCAGATCTAGCCAAGTTCCGCGAACGGGCTCCATTCCTCACCGATGAAGAATATGAGGCGCTATATAAACATCATCCACGCGTTCACGAAGGCACAGATAATTCCAAAGCGTGCCTAGACCGAATGGCGCTGGACGCACGCGGCACATCCATTTGTGATGTGGGCTGCGGCACAGGTTATACGCTGGATAAAATCCGTGATGCGCGCCGCGATATGACGCGTTTTGTCGGCGTTGATTTTGCCATTGACGATGCCAACGCCATTAAAGGGATTGAGTATGTCGCCGCCAAAGTTGAAGACTTACCGTTTGCGGATAATGAGTTCGATACCGTCATCTGCACCCATGTGATTGAACATGTGTTGGATTACCGCGCCGCCATAGCAGAGCTTCGCCGTATCACGAAAAAGCGGCTTATCATTATTGTGCCGCGCGAACGCGAATACCGTTATACTTTTAATCCTCATTTTAATTTCTTCCCTTATACCCATAGCTTTCTGCGCGCGATGCAACCCGTGCCCGCAAAACATGCCGTGGAAGATATTAAGCGCGATATTTATTATTACGAAGATATGAGTGAGCCGGCAGAAAACATGATGCCAATTATGGATATCGTCGCCTAA
- a CDS encoding glycosyltransferase — translation MSNQFGDLNIAVLLPCYNEEAAIAQVVLDFRRVLPGTRIYVYDNNSSDNTSEQAARAGATVVPSRRQGKGNVVRQMFADIDADIYIMADGDGTYDVSAAPTLIQTLLDERVDMVVGTRNDVTIDAGRKGHAFGNNLFNKVYQAIFGNDFSDIFSGYRVFTRRFAKSFPAMSPGFEIETEMSVHASSLRLPVKEVGTDYGVRGEGSESKLSTFRDGFRILRMIATLMKETRPFLFFSYLAVGLLGVSMFTATPVLIEYFRTGLVDRMPTWVMSMTMLLASLMVFMAGVILDSVARGRNEQKRIHYLSIAPSRGEQHIHSTPRLRERRGTVKAEGSVKERNEKSARG, via the coding sequence ATGAGTAATCAATTTGGTGATTTAAACATCGCAGTTTTACTGCCCTGTTATAATGAAGAGGCCGCCATTGCGCAGGTCGTTTTAGATTTTCGCCGCGTCCTGCCCGGCACACGCATTTATGTCTATGATAATAATTCATCGGATAATACATCCGAGCAAGCCGCGCGAGCAGGCGCAACTGTTGTGCCGTCACGCCGCCAAGGCAAAGGCAATGTCGTGCGCCAAATGTTTGCCGATATTGATGCCGATATTTATATTATGGCCGATGGTGACGGAACCTATGACGTGTCTGCCGCCCCGACCCTGATCCAAACACTATTGGATGAGCGCGTTGATATGGTTGTCGGCACCCGTAATGACGTCACGATAGACGCGGGCCGTAAAGGCCATGCCTTTGGCAATAATCTGTTTAACAAAGTCTATCAGGCCATTTTTGGCAATGACTTTTCCGACATTTTTTCAGGCTACCGCGTGTTTACGCGCCGCTTTGCAAAATCATTTCCAGCCATGTCGCCAGGCTTTGAGATTGAGACAGAAATGTCCGTTCACGCCTCGTCCCTGCGTTTACCTGTCAAAGAAGTTGGCACAGATTACGGCGTACGCGGCGAAGGATCAGAGAGCAAGTTATCGACCTTTCGTGACGGCTTTCGTATCCTGCGCATGATTGCGACTTTGATGAAAGAAACGCGGCCATTTTTGTTTTTCTCTTATCTTGCCGTTGGTCTGTTGGGCGTTTCCATGTTTACCGCAACGCCCGTCTTGATTGAGTATTTCCGGACAGGATTAGTTGACCGTATGCCGACATGGGTGATGTCCATGACGATGCTGTTGGCCTCACTGATGGTGTTTATGGCGGGTGTCATTCTTGATTCTGTTGCGCGCGGTCGTAATGAGCAAAAGCGTATTCATTATCTGTCCATTGCCCCCTCACGCGGTGAGCAACATATCCATAGCACACCCCGCCTGCGCGAACGTCGCGGTACGGTCAAGGCGGAAGGCTCTGTCAAAGAACGCAATGAAAAATCAGCAAGGGGTTAG
- a CDS encoding YciI family protein: MQFMIYSEDVTDGLPIRQATREAHLNWLKSDAAVSVQVAGPWMDDDGTMRGSLLIVDCQDRVTLDAWMARDPYKIAGLPGQIIVRAYKVAINNL; the protein is encoded by the coding sequence ATGCAGTTCATGATATATTCTGAAGACGTCACAGACGGCCTGCCCATTCGCCAAGCCACGCGTGAGGCGCATTTAAATTGGCTGAAAAGTGACGCGGCGGTGAGCGTCCAAGTCGCAGGTCCGTGGATGGACGACGACGGGACGATGCGCGGGAGCCTCCTGATTGTCGACTGCCAAGACCGCGTGACACTCGACGCATGGATGGCGCGCGATCCGTATAAAATTGCGGGCCTGCCGGGTCAGATTATTGTGCGAGCCTATAAGGTCGCAATTAATAATCTTTAG
- a CDS encoding NAD(P)H-dependent glycerol-3-phosphate dehydrogenase yields the protein MSTLHYQNIGVIGAGAWGTALAQSLASAGRDVTLWAFEADCAEAINSAHENTLFLPGVSLSPKITAVNDLSVMAKCDAVLAVTPAQFMRKSLAAYAPLAPEGQPIVLCSKGIEISTRMFMSDVLSEVVPRAVPAVLSGPSFAIDVAKGLPTAVTLACEDVDVGEALMQAIAAPTFRPYLSTDVLGAEIGGAVKNVLAIVCGIVLGKELGRSAHAAIIARGFAEMTRLGTALGCAPETLTGLSGLGDLVLTCSSEQSRNMSCGLAMGRGQSAQDIVNSRTAVTEGVATAPALKALAQQHSVDMPICFALADILDGQITVDQAITALLSRDPKREH from the coding sequence ATGAGCACACTTCATTATCAAAACATCGGCGTGATCGGCGCAGGGGCCTGGGGCACAGCGCTGGCGCAATCTTTGGCTAGCGCAGGACGTGACGTCACATTATGGGCCTTTGAGGCAGACTGCGCTGAGGCGATTAATAGCGCGCATGAAAACACGCTTTTCCTGCCGGGGGTGAGCCTTTCGCCCAAAATAACCGCCGTGAATGACCTGTCGGTTATGGCAAAATGTGACGCCGTATTGGCCGTGACGCCCGCGCAGTTCATGCGTAAGTCGCTCGCCGCTTACGCCCCGCTCGCGCCAGAGGGGCAGCCGATTGTGCTGTGTTCCAAAGGGATTGAAATTTCGACCCGTATGTTCATGTCAGATGTCCTGTCCGAGGTCGTCCCCCGAGCTGTGCCGGCTGTGCTGTCTGGCCCCAGCTTCGCTATTGATGTGGCCAAGGGATTACCCACAGCGGTGACTTTGGCCTGTGAAGATGTGGATGTGGGCGAGGCGTTGATGCAAGCGATAGCCGCCCCCACATTCCGCCCCTATTTATCGACCGATGTTTTAGGCGCAGAAATTGGCGGGGCTGTCAAAAATGTGTTGGCGATTGTCTGCGGAATTGTTCTGGGCAAAGAGTTGGGACGTTCGGCCCATGCCGCGATTATTGCGCGCGGCTTTGCCGAAATGACACGGCTTGGCACGGCGCTGGGTTGTGCGCCCGAAACCCTCACTGGATTATCGGGGCTAGGGGATTTGGTGCTAACATGTTCAAGCGAGCAGTCGCGCAATATGTCCTGCGGCCTTGCGATGGGACGCGGACAAAGCGCGCAAGATATTGTCAACTCCCGCACAGCCGTAACAGAGGGCGTGGCGACGGCGCCCGCCCTGAAAGCGCTTGCGCAGCAACATAGTGTCGATATGCCGATTTGTTTTGCGCTGGCCGATATACTCGACGGGCAGATTACCGTAGACCAAGCGATTACCGCGCTCTTGTCGCGCGACCCCAAAAGAGAGCACTAA
- the tsaD gene encoding tRNA (adenosine(37)-N6)-threonylcarbamoyltransferase complex transferase subunit TsaD — translation MSPSIAPHKPQKQDIVAPVFILGVESSCDETAASVLRRDPDGSTHILSSIIASQDEYHAKFGGVVPEIAARAHMSIIDAIIDQAVTEAGVDYSDLSAVAATSGPGLIGGVITGLLAAKGLCLSLDIPLIAVNHLEGHALSPRLSGPCAFPYLLLLVSGGHTQLLSVKGLGDYERLGSTVDDAAGEAFDKTAKVMGLGFPGGPNVERVAAGGDPKSVKLPRPYWGQDHANFSFAGLKTAVARAWRSSDKSEQDAANVAASFQATVCEVLSERTGRAMDMFTKDIMSTNEVEPSDTPHRFVVAGGVAANKAIRGALEHLCEAKGFSLNAPPMVYCTDNAAMIALAGLEHFIQGNISDLSAKARPRWPLDSAAAKSDPASGSGKKGPKS, via the coding sequence ATGTCCCCGTCAATAGCCCCGCATAAGCCCCAAAAGCAAGATATTGTCGCGCCTGTCTTCATTCTAGGTGTCGAGAGCAGCTGTGACGAAACAGCCGCCAGCGTGCTGCGCCGCGATCCTGATGGCAGCACCCATATCCTATCGTCCATCATCGCCAGCCAAGACGAATATCACGCGAAATTTGGCGGCGTTGTCCCCGAGATTGCCGCCCGCGCCCATATGAGCATCATTGACGCTATTATCGACCAAGCCGTGACAGAAGCGGGGGTGGATTACAGCGATTTATCGGCTGTGGCCGCCACATCAGGGCCAGGATTAATTGGCGGGGTCATCACCGGATTGCTCGCCGCCAAAGGACTATGCCTGTCACTGGATATTCCGTTGATTGCGGTCAACCATTTGGAAGGTCATGCCCTCTCCCCGCGCCTATCAGGGCCGTGTGCATTTCCTTATTTACTGCTGCTTGTGTCGGGCGGGCATACGCAGCTTTTATCCGTCAAGGGCCTGGGCGATTATGAACGGCTAGGCAGCACAGTTGACGACGCAGCCGGTGAAGCGTTTGATAAAACAGCCAAAGTCATGGGACTAGGTTTTCCGGGCGGGCCGAATGTGGAACGCGTGGCGGCGGGGGGCGATCCTAAATCCGTGAAATTACCCCGTCCCTATTGGGGGCAAGACCATGCCAATTTTTCTTTTGCGGGCCTAAAGACCGCCGTTGCGCGCGCGTGGCGGAGCAGTGACAAGTCCGAACAAGACGCCGCCAATGTCGCCGCCAGCTTCCAAGCCACAGTCTGCGAGGTTCTGTCAGAGCGCACAGGCCGCGCCATGGATATGTTCACAAAAGACATTATGTCCACAAATGAGGTGGAGCCGTCAGATACCCCCCACCGCTTTGTTGTTGCAGGTGGTGTTGCGGCGAATAAAGCCATTCGCGGGGCGTTGGAGCATTTATGCGAGGCAAAGGGTTTTAGCCTTAACGCGCCGCCCATGGTCTATTGCACGGATAATGCCGCAATGATTGCGCTCGCCGGCCTTGAGCATTTCATACAGGGGAATATTAGCGATTTATCGGCCAAAGCGCGACCCCGTTGGCCGCTGGATAGTGCGGCAGCAAAATCTGATCCCGCCAGCGGGTCTGGGAAAAAGGGCCCTAAATCATGA
- the hemC gene encoding hydroxymethylbilane synthase, with protein MPSSTPKSDVILIGTRGSPLALWQANRVRDLLLSTHGWDDDRVQIKILKTKGDQIKGHLSQFGGKGLFTRELEDALIDGRIDLAVHSMKDVPTVGQDALMIGAVLERADPRDAFISNEVSSVLDLPHGAVIGTASIRRRAQLARLRPDVDFCLLRGNVGTRLAKLETGEFIATFLACAGLKRLGQEAVITQAVPPELMLPAPAQGAVGIELRREDARARDAVEVLNHRDTMLAITAERAFLNALDGSCRTPIAALATFAGSDLSFRGEVIATDGSKHYGTQSHASVSTPKEAFDLGFGLGQEVKAEIGDIVLWDSSIGDGA; from the coding sequence ATCCCTTCATCCACTCCCAAATCAGACGTGATTCTTATTGGCACGCGCGGCTCGCCTTTGGCTTTATGGCAAGCGAACCGTGTGCGGGATTTACTGCTCTCCACCCACGGCTGGGATGATGACCGTGTCCAGATTAAAATCCTCAAGACCAAAGGCGACCAGATTAAAGGGCATTTATCCCAATTTGGCGGTAAAGGGCTTTTCACGCGCGAGCTTGAGGACGCGCTGATTGATGGGCGTATTGATTTGGCTGTCCATAGTATGAAAGACGTCCCAACAGTGGGCCAAGACGCGCTCATGATTGGCGCGGTGTTAGAGCGCGCCGACCCGCGCGACGCTTTTATCTCAAATGAGGTTAGCAGCGTGCTGGACTTGCCCCACGGCGCGGTGATTGGCACGGCGTCCATTCGTCGCCGCGCGCAATTGGCGCGACTTCGCCCTGATGTGGATTTTTGCTTATTGCGCGGCAATGTCGGTACGCGTCTCGCTAAGCTTGAAACGGGTGAATTTATCGCGACATTTTTGGCCTGCGCGGGACTAAAACGATTGGGCCAAGAGGCTGTCATTACGCAGGCCGTGCCACCAGAGCTGATGCTACCCGCTCCCGCCCAAGGCGCTGTGGGAATTGAACTTCGTCGTGAAGATGCTCGCGCGCGCGATGCGGTCGAGGTGCTAAACCACCGGGACACGATGCTCGCTATCACGGCGGAACGCGCGTTCCTTAATGCACTGGACGGCTCATGCCGCACGCCGATTGCGGCGCTGGCCACATTTGCTGGCTCTGATTTATCCTTTCGCGGGGAAGTCATCGCCACAGACGGGTCTAAGCATTACGGCACACAAAGCCATGCCAGTGTCAGCACGCCAAAAGAGGCTTTTGATTTGGGCTTTGGCTTGGGCCAAGAGGTCAAAGCCGAGATTGGTGACATCGTCTTGTGGGACTCTTCTATAGGGGATGGCGCTTAG
- a CDS encoding uroporphyrinogen-III synthase: protein MWITRTAPNADASAKRFEVAGFKTIVAPLLTLSSPTTMPALPPHDAILIFTSSNGVDAFCARDRARHYPVVTVGDKTAQHCLEAGFSRVRSAGGRADDVTALILDEPDKTRPYWHMAGRHVRGTIVEDLKAAGLSARRETLYASAPVLKRPDIDVNAVDIIALYSPLAAQTLAGFAPDISRITTLSISPVVDAALGSLTPQSRLIAKAPNEDAMLESLIALEHRTL from the coding sequence GTGTGGATAACGCGCACGGCCCCTAATGCCGATGCCTCGGCCAAGCGGTTCGAGGTCGCAGGCTTTAAAACGATTGTTGCTCCGCTGCTGACCCTCAGCTCACCGACGACCATGCCTGCTTTGCCGCCGCATGACGCGATATTGATTTTCACCTCTTCTAATGGTGTGGACGCCTTTTGTGCACGTGACCGTGCTCGGCATTATCCCGTGGTGACGGTCGGTGATAAAACCGCGCAGCACTGTCTGGAGGCGGGCTTTTCTCGCGTGCGCTCTGCGGGGGGGCGTGCTGATGATGTGACGGCGCTTATCTTGGACGAGCCGGATAAAACACGCCCCTATTGGCATATGGCGGGGCGGCATGTGCGCGGGACAATTGTGGAGGATTTAAAAGCGGCGGGATTAAGCGCGAGACGTGAGACATTATATGCCTCGGCACCTGTTTTAAAACGTCCCGATATAGATGTGAACGCTGTGGACATCATCGCCCTTTATTCGCCCTTGGCGGCCCAAACTCTGGCGGGTTTTGCCCCCGATATATCCCGCATAACGACGCTATCCATTAGCCCAGTAGTAGACGCGGCCCTTGGTTCGTTGACACCGCAAAGCCGTCTTATTGCCAAGGCCCCCAATGAAGACGCGATGCTGGAGAGCTTGATTGCGCTTGAGCACAGGACGTTATAG
- a CDS encoding heme biosynthesis protein HemY, which translates to MMKYVIAIVFIMAAIAGFLLYIGDSSQLVLTSTSPRGFLNFDITLSWKIFTVIATLALIGIILLWSFVTFLFRLPGRLKSGMGLRRRNQALDAMEDALLAGAEGDADKSRKKAERARALVGSNALGRIVSAQAAEACGDNLEAMTQYEAMLDDPKTEATGRRGLAQQRLATGDIAGAIELAKTAYDNDKSAHWAFDVLFKAQLEDHQWAAASETLARGERRKHIDKETARRRRAVLMTAEADRLTDAGLDLETALELAQSAASTAPDFAPGVALAARLLTKSDRAKKAINLIEKAWAVRPHPALSLAMNDTMAGESEKTRTKRIAALAKTNPGHSESILMIAEDALRRGDGVAAWSALSPLVVSEAPTTRVCQLAYQAETMLDNDADARLWLERAAVAPSEPDWSDLDPQGTAFDYTDQDWRRLVFSFGETGELIHPRFEAGAARRSVGVNVPTPKVEIVAEKPADDIPAAKTATRQPDDPGVLNVDADDLAERLDSLLGDGPKKG; encoded by the coding sequence ATGATGAAATATGTAATTGCCATTGTTTTTATTATGGCCGCAATTGCGGGTTTTTTGCTCTATATCGGGGATAGCTCACAGCTTGTGCTGACATCGACTAGCCCGCGCGGGTTTTTAAATTTTGACATCACGCTCAGCTGGAAGATTTTTACCGTTATTGCCACGCTGGCCCTCATCGGTATTATTTTGCTGTGGTCTTTTGTGACCTTTTTATTCCGCTTACCGGGTCGTTTGAAATCAGGCATGGGTCTACGCCGCCGTAACCAAGCGCTGGATGCAATGGAAGATGCGCTGCTGGCGGGGGCCGAAGGTGACGCGGATAAATCCCGTAAAAAGGCTGAACGGGCACGCGCTCTTGTCGGCTCTAATGCTTTGGGTCGAATTGTATCGGCCCAAGCCGCTGAAGCCTGCGGCGACAACCTCGAAGCGATGACACAATATGAAGCCATGCTCGATGACCCCAAAACGGAGGCAACGGGTCGCCGCGGATTGGCACAACAACGCCTTGCCACGGGCGATATTGCTGGCGCGATCGAGCTGGCCAAAACGGCCTATGATAATGACAAATCAGCCCATTGGGCCTTTGATGTTTTGTTCAAAGCCCAGCTTGAAGATCATCAATGGGCGGCGGCAAGCGAGACTTTGGCGCGCGGGGAACGCCGCAAGCATATTGATAAAGAAACGGCCCGCCGCCGCCGTGCTGTGCTGATGACGGCAGAGGCTGACCGCTTAACCGATGCAGGACTAGACCTTGAGACGGCATTAGAGCTAGCGCAATCTGCTGCGAGTACGGCGCCTGATTTTGCACCTGGCGTGGCGTTGGCGGCACGGCTTCTGACCAAATCTGATCGTGCGAAAAAAGCTATCAACCTGATCGAAAAAGCCTGGGCCGTGCGCCCGCATCCTGCGTTATCGCTCGCGATGAATGATACAATGGCGGGCGAGTCCGAGAAGACCCGCACAAAGCGTATCGCAGCCCTTGCCAAAACCAATCCCGGCCATTCGGAAAGTATTTTGATGATTGCTGAGGACGCGCTTCGACGGGGTGACGGCGTTGCGGCCTGGTCCGCGCTTTCGCCGCTTGTCGTGTCAGAGGCCCCGACCACACGTGTATGCCAATTGGCCTATCAGGCGGAAACTATGCTTGATAACGACGCCGATGCGCGGCTGTGGCTAGAGCGTGCGGCTGTCGCCCCGTCAGAACCCGATTGGTCAGATCTCGACCCGCAAGGGACGGCTTTTGATTATACCGACCAAGACTGGCGCCGCCTCGTCTTTAGTTTTGGTGAAACGGGCGAATTAATCCATCCACGGTTTGAAGCGGGGGCGGCACGCCGCAGCGTTGGCGTTAATGTCCCAACGCCCAAGGTGGAGATCGTCGCCGAGAAACCCGCTGATGATATCCCCGCTGCCAAAACCGCCACGCGTCAACCCGATGATCCAGGCGTGTTAAATGTTGATGCAGACGATTTGGCCGAACGGCTGGACAGTTTGCTGGGCGATGGGCCTAAAAAGGGATAG
- a CDS encoding DUF1304 domain-containing protein, with protein MKTLAIIFTGLVALLHLGFMIVEMFFWTHPIGYAMFNTTEIFAAQTDFMASNQGLYNGFLVAGLGWGLLSKRRDVVIFFLLCVITAGVWGAVTVKPTIFIVQSIPAIIALGLTVLSSRKP; from the coding sequence ATGAAAACACTGGCGATTATTTTTACAGGACTTGTCGCTCTGTTACATTTGGGTTTTATGATCGTTGAAATGTTTTTTTGGACGCATCCCATTGGCTACGCCATGTTTAATACAACAGAAATTTTTGCGGCGCAGACGGATTTTATGGCTTCGAACCAAGGTCTCTATAATGGATTTTTAGTCGCTGGCTTAGGCTGGGGACTATTGTCCAAACGACGTGACGTGGTCATCTTTTTCTTGCTCTGCGTCATTACTGCGGGCGTTTGGGGGGCGGTCACAGTGAAACCCACAATCTTTATCGTACAGTCTATACCTGCTATTATCGCGCTTGGATTGACGGTATTGTCGTCTCGCAAACCCTAA
- a CDS encoding Na+/H+ antiporter NhaC family protein: protein MENFGLLSLLPPVLAIGLALVTRQVFLSLLAGLWVGFLILAGGNPLDGTFGTINGLVDVFTDAGNTRIIIFTLVVGALIALIQRSGGVQGFIDGLLAKLEKAGEGSQSRVKVELLAMATGLVIFIESNISILTVGTLYRPVFDKLNIPREKLAYIADGTSSPSCILLPFNAWGAFITGLLMAQGMDAPFGELLKATLYNFYPMIVIITIFLVIVTGRNVGEMKKAEARGTILREGAVPMLAGELSEIEMKTGLKPRARNMIVPIAAMVLLMPTFLIMTGDKGNGWLAALQSGSGSTSVLYATTFACLIAFVMYKAQGLLGIRDMFDLSLKGMSGMVPLAILMVLAFALGTLCRELGTGQYVADVARAYMSPALVPAMIFLTACFVAFSTGTSWGTFAIMIAIAVPLAQGMDTNVSLAIAAALGGGVFGDHCSPTSDTSIITSMATGNDHIDHIRTQLPFALIGGALTTGLYLILGFAGL, encoded by the coding sequence ATGGAAAATTTTGGATTACTCTCTTTACTCCCGCCGGTTTTGGCGATTGGTCTTGCGCTTGTGACGCGGCAAGTGTTTCTGTCATTGCTCGCGGGGCTATGGGTTGGGTTTTTGATATTGGCGGGCGGTAATCCGCTGGACGGAACATTTGGGACGATTAACGGCCTTGTCGATGTGTTCACCGATGCGGGTAATACGCGCATCATTATCTTTACCCTCGTTGTCGGGGCGCTGATCGCCCTTATTCAGCGCTCTGGCGGGGTGCAGGGGTTTATTGACGGGCTTCTTGCTAAGCTTGAAAAAGCGGGCGAGGGCAGCCAAAGCCGCGTGAAAGTTGAATTGCTCGCTATGGCGACGGGCCTTGTGATTTTTATCGAGAGTAATATCTCTATCCTCACGGTCGGCACGCTTTACCGTCCCGTTTTTGATAAGTTAAATATCCCGCGAGAGAAGCTTGCTTATATTGCTGACGGGACGTCATCGCCAAGCTGTATCCTGTTGCCGTTTAATGCGTGGGGCGCGTTTATCACGGGGCTGTTGATGGCCCAAGGCATGGACGCACCATTTGGGGAACTGCTAAAGGCGACGCTGTATAATTTTTATCCGATGATTGTTATTATCACGATATTTCTAGTGATCGTCACGGGGCGCAATGTTGGCGAAATGAAAAAAGCCGAAGCGCGCGGCACGATATTGCGCGAAGGCGCTGTGCCCATGCTCGCGGGTGAGCTATCCGAGATAGAGATGAAAACGGGGCTGAAACCTCGCGCGCGCAACATGATTGTGCCCATTGCGGCCATGGTTTTACTCATGCCGACATTTTTGATTATGACGGGCGACAAAGGAAATGGCTGGCTCGCAGCGCTGCAAAGCGGTTCCGGCTCGACGTCGGTTTTATATGCCACGACCTTTGCCTGCCTCATCGCCTTTGTGATGTATAAGGCGCAAGGTCTGCTGGGTATTCGCGATATGTTTGATCTGTCGCTAAAGGGCATGTCGGGCATGGTGCCATTGGCCATTTTGATGGTACTGGCATTTGCGCTGGGCACGCTGTGTCGGGAGCTTGGCACGGGACAATATGTGGCTGACGTGGCGCGGGCCTATATGAGCCCCGCGCTGGTACCTGCCATGATATTCCTAACCGCCTGTTTCGTCGCCTTTAGTACGGGAACAAGCTGGGGGACATTTGCGATAATGATTGCCATCGCCGTACCGCTGGCCCAAGGCATGGATACGAATGTCAGCCTCGCCATTGCGGCGGCCCTTGGCGGCGGCGTCTTTGGCGATCACTGCTCGCCGACATCCGATACGTCTATCATTACGTCTATGGCGACGGGCAATGATCATATCGATCATATCCGCACGCAACTGCCCTTTGCGCTCATTGGTGGGGCGCTGACGACGGGGCTTTACCTTATCCTTGGATTTGCAGGACTTTAA